The Oscillatoria salina IIICB1 genomic sequence ACGGCAGCAGCACCAAGATCGAGAAGACTTACTTTGCCGAATAGCCGTCCTTGAGAATCTAAAAGCTTCATTGTTCCTGATTTTGGGTTGAGTTGTTGAGCAAGAAAAGTAATTTATCGATCGCGATCGCGTATCAACTTTGTTAAGTTACCACAACTTTTACTCTGGATCGGCAAAATTTTTGGGGGAGGTAATAAGCGATCGCGCAAAATAGATCTAGATTCAGTTGGCATGGCAACATCCAACTTAAAAATTGCGTCTGTGGTTCTGAGATTAATCAACGACAAAAGTTTTTTACTTAAAAAATCTATGTTAAAACAATTTTCTGCTTTTGTGTGGCGAAGACAACAACGACGCTGGCTTTACGGACTCCTGTCAGTGGTAACAGCCTTAAGCTTGTGGCTGGGAACTCCTCAGCCTTCTCAAGCAATCTCGTGGATTGAATTACTTTTACGGGGAGTGCAAATATATCAAATTTCTAATCTTTCTCCCCGTCAAGAAGTTCAGCTAGGGAAGCAAATCAATCAGCAACTGATTGAAAGCGGTAGAGTAGAACTGGTAAGCGATCGCCAAATTAACGAATATATTAACCAAATCGGTCAACGACTCGCCCAATATAGCGATCGCCCGGAACTTCCTTACACTTTTCAAGTGGTTAAAGATGACAGTATTAATGCTTTTGCAACAATGGGTGGCTTTGTTTACATCCATACTGGTTTAATTAAAGCCGCAGATAACGAAGCCGAATTAGCCAGTGTAGTTG encodes the following:
- a CDS encoding M48 family metallopeptidase — its product is MLKQFSAFVWRRQQRRWLYGLLSVVTALSLWLGTPQPSQAISWIELLLRGVQIYQISNLSPRQEVQLGKQINQQLIESGRVELVSDRQINEYINQIGQRLAQYSDRPELPYTFQVVKDDSINAFATMGGFVYIHTGLIKAADNEAELASVVAHEIAHISRRHSVEQLRQRALAEGVLSAAGLEQSRAVQIGVELAYSRPNSRQDELEADQSGLEMLRQAGYAPSATIAFLEKLQRQGGSPPAFLSTHPATSDRIRALEREIDPAMANQGEGLNNQAYQAKIRSLL